The uncultured Desulfatiglans sp. DNA window TCGACCTCGGCCCCAACCGCTTCGCCGCCACGACGAGCTTCGCCCCCGTGGCGACATCCGTTCCCGGCGTCTACGTCTGCGGCGCGCTCCAGGGCCCCAAGGACATCCCTCAGTCCGTCACCGAGGCCTCGGCCGCCGCTGCGGCCGCCGGCAGCTCCCTCTGCGGCGCCCGCTGGAGCTGCACGCAGGAGAAGGTCCTTCCGGCCGAGCGCCCGGTCGTCGGCGAGCCTCCGCGCATCGGCGTTTTCGTCTGCCAGTGCGGGATCAACATCGGCGGCGTGGTGGATGTCCCCTCCGTCCGGGAATATGCCAAAACGCTTCCCTACGTGGTCTACGCAGAGGACAACCTCTACACCTGCTCGCAGGACACCCAGGTCAAGATGGCCGAGGTGATCCGGGAGCAGGGGATCAACCGCGTGGTGGTGGCGGCCTGCACGCCAAAGACCCACGAGCCGCTCTTCCAGGAGACGCTCCAGAACGCGGGTCTCAACAAATACCTCTTCGAGATGGCCAACATCCGGAACCAGGACAGCTGGGTCCACAGCAACGATCCGCGCGCTGCGACCGAGAAGGCCAAGGACCTCGTTCGCATGGCGGTGGCGAAGGCCGGCCTCCTTGAATCCCTCCGCGAGGAGCAGCTCGGCGTCGAACCGTCGGCCCTCGTCGTCGGGGGCGGGGTGGCGGGTATGGTCGCTGCGAAGAACATGGCGGACCAGGGCTACGAGGTCCACCTCGTCGAACGCTCACCGCGCCTCGGCGGCCAGGCACTCGGCCTCTCGCGCACCTGGAAGGGGGAGGACATCCAGTCCTACCTGAAGGGCCTGGTCGTGGAAGTGGAAGGGCACCCGCACATCCATCTCCACCTCGGGGCGGAGCTGACCGGGGTGGACGGCTTCGTCGGGAACTTCGTCTCGCGGATCGACGGCAACGGCGCCGGCCCGGCCGAGATCCGCCACGGCGTCGCGGTCATCGCCACCGGCGCGGTCGAGCACCGCCCGCAGGAATACGCCTACGGCACGGACGCGCGGATCCTGACCCATCTCGAACTCGACCGGCGCTTCCTCGACCGCGACCCGTCCCTCGCGAAGCTCGGCTCGGCGGTTTTCATCCAGTGCGTCGGCTCGCGCGAGCCCGAGCGGCCCTACTGCAGCCGCGTCTGCTGCACCCACTCGATGGTGAGCGCCCTCGAGCTGAAACGGTTGAACCCCGGCATGACCGTCACGGTCCTGTACCGCGACCTGCGGACCTACGGGGAGCGGGAGGAACTCTACCACCAGGCGCGGGAGGCGGGCGTAGTCTTCATCCGCTACGAGCCGGACGACAAGCCCCGGGTAAGCGCCACACCCGAGGGGGTCGACATCACGGTGACGGACCCGGTCCTGCAGCGCCCGCTGCGGCTGCGCTCGGATCTCCTCGTCCTCGCGACGGCGATCGTCCCGCCGGACGGCACGGCCCTCGCGCAGTTCTTCAAGATCCCGACAAGCAGCGACGGCTTCTTCATCGAGGCCCACGCGAAGCTCCGGCCCGTCGACTTCTCGACGGAGGGGGTCTTCCTCTGCGGCCTGGCCCACTATCCCAAAACGCTCGACGAGAGCATCTCGCAGGCCCTGGCGGCCGCATCGCGCGCGACCGGCTACCTCGCGGCGGCCAAGGTCTCGGTGAGCGGCACCGTTGCCGAGGTGGCGACGGCGAAGTGCAGCCAGTGCGGGGTGTGCGTGACGGTCTGCCCGTTCAACGCGCCCCATTTCTCCGAAAAGGGCCCGGCGGAGGTCAATCCGGCCCTCTGCAAGGGCTGCGGGCTCTGCGTCTCCTCCTGCCGGAGCGGCGCCATCCGTCTGAAGGGTTTCGATGACGCCCAGATCATGGCGATGATCGATCAGATCTGAGCCTCGCCCTCGGCCCTCCCCCGGGGGTGCGCGCCCCGGGCCGACCGGAGCCGGCCAAGCCTGCCCGAGCCCCGGTTCCGCCCGAGACGTGCTCCCCCGTTTCTTCGAGGCCCTGCTTGTGCACGGCCTCGAAATAGTCTATGCTGCTGCGAATAGACAAAAAAACGTTTTGAATCGGGGACCCGCCTGCCTATGAAAGCGCCCGCCGCACGATCCGCCCGACAGTCCGGACCCGCCCTCCGTCTCGCTGTTGTGGGCGGTGGGCGGGCCTGCCGATCCTTTCTCGAAGCCGTGCGGAAGCCGGCCATCTCCCGGCTGAAGGTGGATGTCCGCGCCGTCTGCGACCCGGATCCCTCGGGCGAGGGGATGCGCCTGGCCGCCGAGATGGGCATCCCGACGGCGGAGGATTACGCCTCCGTCCTCGCTGCGCCGGACCTCGACGGGATCCTCGACCTGACGCGCGACCCGCAGGTCTTTTTGGACCTTGTGCGGCGGCGTCCGCAGGGCGTGTGGGTGATCGACCGCGATCTTTTCCGCTTCCTGCAGGAGCGGTTCCTCTCCGGCGAAACCCTCTGCCAGGACGCCGACCGGCAGGTGCTCCTCGAGAGGAGCATGGCCGACCTCCTCTTCCACCAGACCCACGAGGCCATCATCCTGCTCGACCCGGATTTTAAGATCCTCGACGCCAACCAGGCCTATCTGCAGGCGGTCGGCCGGTCCTTGAAGGAGGCGGTCGGCAAACGCTGCTACGAGACGATCTACGGTTTCAACTCGCCCTGCTCGGAGTGGCAGCCAGACCTGCCCTGCCCGATGCTCGAGACGATGCGCACCGGCGAGCGCGCGCACGTGATCCACGAGCGGATCGGCGGGGACGGGCGCCGCGCCTATGCCACCCTCGAGACCTACCCGGTCAAGGACGAGGAGGGGAAGGTCGTCCGGGTGATCGAGATCCGCCGCGACATCACCCAGGAACTCCCCTCGCGCTGGGAGATGCGCCTCGAGGAGTTGAAGACGAACCTCGGCAAGCTCGTCCAGGAGGATCGGATCCTGAGCCTCGGCAAGCTCTCGGCGAGCTGTGCCCACGAGATCAACAACCCCATCCAGGGGATGCTCACCTTCGGTCACCTGATGCGTACCATCCTCGAGGAGAAGGCCCTTCCCGAACAGGCCGATCTGGAGCAGTTCAAGCAGTATCTCGAACTCATGTGCAGCGAACTCGAGCGCTGCGGACGGATCGTATCCGGGCTCCTGTCGTTCGCCCGGGAGTCCTCGATGGAGCGGAAGGAGGTGGATATCAACGAGACCCTCGAGTCCGTCATCACGTTGACGAGGCACCACATGCAGCTCCAGGACCTGACGCTCGACCTCTCCCTGTCCGACCGGCCGCTCGTCATCCGCGGCGACCCGAACCAGCTTCAGCAGTGCTTTCTGAACGTGATCTTCAACGCCATCGAGGCGACCCCCGAAGGAGGGACGATCGCCATCCGGTCGCGGGCGGCCGCCGAGCAGGGCCGCGACTGGGCCGAGGTGAGCGTGGAGGACACCGGCTGCGGCATCGCGAAAGAGGCCCTCTCCAAGATCTTCGACCCGTTTTTTACGACAAAACAATGCGGCAAGGGATAATTTCAAATCAGACGGACTAATTCTTGCCTGTGTCAGAATTGACATAAGAGACACGGGACAAGGTATCTCCGAGGATCAAATCGCCAGTATCTTCGACCCGTTTTTTACGACAAAACAATGCGGCAAGGGATAATTTCAAATCAGACGGACTAATTCTTGCCTGTGTCAGAATTGACATAAGAGACACGGGACAAGGTATCTCCGAGGATCAAATCGCCAGTATCTTCGACCCGTTTTTTACCACCAAGCCGGAGGGGAAGGGGACCGGCCTCGGGCTGTCGATCGTCTTCGGCGTCGTCAAGGGGCATGACGGGCGGATCGGGGTGGAGAGTGAGGAGGGCCGCGGGACCCGGGTCACATTGAGCTTTCCCGTCCTGAACCTGGAAGAGGGGGCGTGAGATGCAGGAAAAGCTGAAGATCATGGTGGTCGACGACGAGCAGATCGTCCGGGAGTCCCTCTACCAGTGGTTCAAGAAGTTCAGCCACGTGGTCGAGACGGCCTCCTCCGGCTTCGAGGCCCTCGAAAAGCTCGAGAAGGTCCCCTTCGACGTCCTCTTCGTCGACATCAAGATGCCCAAGATGAGCGGCCTCGAACTGCTCGAGCGGGTCAAGCAGGAGTACCCGGACACCTCGGTCGTAATCATCACCGCCTACGGTTCGATCGCCTCGGCGGTGGACGCCATGAAGATGGGGGCGAGCGACTACCTCCTCAAGCCCTTCCGCCCCGATCAGATGACGCTCGTCCTCGAGAAGATCGCCGGCCAGCGGGAACTCCTCGGGAAGTACCGCTACGTCAAGGGGCTCCTGGCCGAGAAGACCCGGTTCGACAACATCATCGGCCAGTCCGAGGCGATGCAGGCGATCTTCGACCTCATCCCCGAGGTGGCGCAGAGCGATTCCTCGGTCCTCATCACGGGCGAGACCGGCACGGGCAAGGAGCTGGTTGCCAAGGCCATCCACGCCAAGAGCCAACGGGCCAACAGCCCTTTCATCGCCATCAACTGCGGGGCGATGCCGGAAAGCCTCCTCGAGAGCGAACTCTTCGGACATCAGAAGGGCGCCTTCACCGGCGCGGACAAGAACCGCAAGGGCTTTCTCGAAGTCATCTCGGGCGGGACCCTCTTCCTCGACGAGATCGGCGAGATCAGCCCCAAGATGCAGGTGGACCTCCTGCGGGTCCTCGAGGAGAAGAAGATCCTCCGGATCGGGGAGCGGCACCCGATCGACGTCGACTTCCGGCTGATCTCGTCGACCCTCCGCAACCTCGAGCGAGAGGTCGCCGAAGGCCGCTTCCGCGAGGACTTCTTCTACCGCATCAACGTGATCCGCCTCGAGATCCCGCCCCTCCGCAAGCGCAAGGACGACATTCCGCTTCTCGTCCGCCACTTCCTGCGAAAGTACAGCCACGAGACCACTAAGCAGGTGGACCATGTGACGGCCGAGGCCCTCGAGTGCCTGAAGCAGTACCCCTGGCCCGGCAACGTCCGCGAGCTTGAAAACGCCATCGAGCGGGCCGTCGTGCTCTCGAAATCGCGCACCCTGGACGCGCAGGATTTCGCCTTCCTCGGCGGCGCCCGCTCCCGCCCGGACCGGCCCCGGGACCTCCGCGAGATGGAAAAGCGGCATGTCGAGGAGATCCTCCAAGAGGAGGACTGGAACGTCTCCCACGCCGCGGAGGCCCTTGGCATCAACCGCGTCACCCTGCACAAGATGATCAAGCGCTACGGCCTGAAACGCCCCGAGTGACAGAGTGTCCATCCCCCCTGTTGCCGTTTGATCGTGTTTCGGCTTTTTCTTGAAAATGTCGATGAAAACGGGGTGCCGCCGTGGGAAGTGTGCACAGGATGATCAAGCGCCGCGGCCCGAAGCGCCCCGAGTGACGGGAGGGCCCGCCCCGCCAGGTTCCTTTTGAGCATCCCTGTGCTTTCTTTTCATCGTGATGATCTCGACAAGCTTACGGCGGCGGGAACGGCGGACGGGATGATCGAA harbors:
- the zraR gene encoding Transcriptional regulatory protein ZraR, which encodes MQEKLKIMVVDDEQIVRESLYQWFKKFSHVVETASSGFEALEKLEKVPFDVLFVDIKMPKMSGLELLERVKQEYPDTSVVIITAYGSIASAVDAMKMGASDYLLKPFRPDQMTLVLEKIAGQRELLGKYRYVKGLLAEKTRFDNIIGQSEAMQAIFDLIPEVAQSDSSVLITGETGTGKELVAKAIHAKSQRANSPFIAINCGAMPESLLESELFGHQKGAFTGADKNRKGFLEVISGGTLFLDEIGEISPKMQVDLLRVLEEKKILRIGERHPIDVDFRLISSTLRNLEREVAEGRFREDFFYRINVIRLEIPPLRKRKDDIPLLVRHFLRKYSHETTKQVDHVTAEALECLKQYPWPGNVRELENAIERAVVLSKSRTLDAQDFAFLGGARSRPDRPRDLREMEKRHVEEILQEEDWNVSHAAEALGINRVTLHKMIKRYGLKRPE
- the atoS gene encoding Signal transduction histidine-protein kinase AtoS; the encoded protein is MKAPAARSARQSGPALRLAVVGGGRACRSFLEAVRKPAISRLKVDVRAVCDPDPSGEGMRLAAEMGIPTAEDYASVLAAPDLDGILDLTRDPQVFLDLVRRRPQGVWVIDRDLFRFLQERFLSGETLCQDADRQVLLERSMADLLFHQTHEAIILLDPDFKILDANQAYLQAVGRSLKEAVGKRCYETIYGFNSPCSEWQPDLPCPMLETMRTGERAHVIHERIGGDGRRAYATLETYPVKDEEGKVVRVIEIRRDITQELPSRWEMRLEELKTNLGKLVQEDRILSLGKLSASCAHEINNPIQGMLTFGHLMRTILEEKALPEQADLEQFKQYLELMCSELERCGRIVSGLLSFARESSMERKEVDINETLESVITLTRHHMQLQDLTLDLSLSDRPLVIRGDPNQLQQCFLNVIFNAIEATPEGGTIAIRSRAAAEQGRDWAEVSVEDTGCGIAKEALSKIFDPFFTTKQCGKG
- a CDS encoding hypothetical protein (Evidence 5 : Unknown function) is translated as MSIRSSIDYFEAVHKQGLEETGEHVSGGTGARAGLAGSGRPGARTPGGGPRARLRSDRSSP
- a CDS encoding 4Fe-4S ferredoxin, iron-sulfur binding domain protein, which codes for MTNTEVESLEGEPGRFRATLKNNPRFIDPAKCTGCGQCAAVCPVTAVNEFDCGLGRRTATYIQYAQAVPLAYIIDRELCIGCGMCQKVCLADAVQYDDQPRHNEVTVGAVVLATGSEVMDPSDLKPYSYGESPNIITSLEFERILSASGPFSGHLMRPYDREEPRKIAWLQCVGSRSHNGGKPYCSSVCCMYAIKEAVIAKQHAHGKLDTAIFYMDMRTHGKEFEEYFDRAREEHGVRFIRSRIHSVEPAGNGDLVIRYADDAGNLESEVFDLVVLSTGFQVPEAAVQLAERLGVDLGPNRFAATTSFAPVATSVPGVYVCGALQGPKDIPQSVTEASAAAAAAGSSLCGARWSCTQEKVLPAERPVVGEPPRIGVFVCQCGINIGGVVDVPSVREYAKTLPYVVYAEDNLYTCSQDTQVKMAEVIREQGINRVVVAACTPKTHEPLFQETLQNAGLNKYLFEMANIRNQDSWVHSNDPRAATEKAKDLVRMAVAKAGLLESLREEQLGVEPSALVVGGGVAGMVAAKNMADQGYEVHLVERSPRLGGQALGLSRTWKGEDIQSYLKGLVVEVEGHPHIHLHLGAELTGVDGFVGNFVSRIDGNGAGPAEIRHGVAVIATGAVEHRPQEYAYGTDARILTHLELDRRFLDRDPSLAKLGSAVFIQCVGSREPERPYCSRVCCTHSMVSALELKRLNPGMTVTVLYRDLRTYGEREELYHQAREAGVVFIRYEPDDKPRVSATPEGVDITVTDPVLQRPLRLRSDLLVLATAIVPPDGTALAQFFKIPTSSDGFFIEAHAKLRPVDFSTEGVFLCGLAHYPKTLDESISQALAAASRATGYLAAAKVSVSGTVAEVATAKCSQCGVCVTVCPFNAPHFSEKGPAEVNPALCKGCGLCVSSCRSGAIRLKGFDDAQIMAMIDQI